The following proteins are encoded in a genomic region of Mycolicibacterium rutilum:
- the secA gene encoding preprotein translocase subunit SecA, giving the protein MLQKLLRLGEGRMVKRLHGVADYVDSLAGDIEKLTDAELRAKTDEFKKRVDGGESLDDLLPEAFAVAREASWRVRNQKHFHVQVMGGAALHFGNVAEMKTGEGKTLTAVLPAYLNALSGNGVHIITVNDYLAKRDAEQMGRVHRFLGLSVGVILSGLTPDERRAAYAADITYGTNNEFGFDYLRDNMAHSLADLVQRGHNYAIVDEVDSILIDEARTPLIISGPADGASNWYTEFARLAPLMEKDVHYEVDLRKRTIGVHEVGVEFVEDQLGIDNLYEAANSPLVSYLNNAIKAKELFQRDKDYIVRDGEVLIVDEFTGRVLVGRRYNEGMHQAIEAKEHVEIKAENQTLATITLQNYFRLYDKLAGMTGTAQTEAAELHEIYKLGVVSIPTNMPMIRADQSDLIYKTEEAKYMAVVDDVSERYEKGQPVLIGTTSVERSEYLSRQFQKRRIPHNVLNAKYHEQEANIIAEAGRLGAITVATNMAGRGTDIVLGGNVDFLVDKRLRAQGLDPVETPEEYEKAWHEVLPQVKAEAAGEAEDVIAVGGLYVLGTERHESRRIDNQLRGRSGRQGDPGESRFYLSLGDELMRRFNGATLEALLTRLNLPDDVPIEAKMVTRAIKSAQTQVEQQNFEVRKNVLKYDEVMNKQRMVIYDERRRILEGENLAEQARKMLVDVITAYVDGATAEGYSEDWDLEQLWTALKQLYPVGIDHHDLIDSDAVGEPGELTRDELLEALIADAERAYAEREKEIEAIAGEGAMRQLERNVLLNVLDRKWREHLYEMDYLKEGIGLRAMAQRDPLVEYQREGYDMFIGMLEGLKEESVGFLFNVTVEPAPAPAVAPVATPSGLAEFAKSAAAQAQDGGQGAVATKERPAPLRAKGIDDDESRPLTYSGPSEDGSTQVQRSNGGGGPRHAAAPGTTRKERREAARQQARDAKAMRRR; this is encoded by the coding sequence GTGCTGCAAAAGTTGCTGCGTCTCGGTGAAGGCCGCATGGTCAAGCGCCTGCACGGGGTGGCCGACTACGTCGACTCACTGGCCGGCGACATCGAGAAGCTCACCGACGCCGAGCTGCGGGCCAAGACCGACGAGTTCAAAAAGCGGGTCGACGGCGGCGAAAGCCTCGACGACCTGCTGCCGGAGGCGTTCGCCGTCGCGCGTGAAGCGTCCTGGCGGGTGCGCAACCAGAAGCACTTCCACGTCCAGGTGATGGGCGGCGCGGCGCTGCACTTCGGCAACGTCGCCGAGATGAAGACCGGTGAGGGTAAGACCCTGACCGCCGTGCTGCCCGCCTACCTGAACGCCCTTAGCGGCAACGGCGTGCACATCATCACCGTCAACGACTACCTGGCCAAGCGCGACGCCGAGCAGATGGGTCGCGTGCACCGCTTCCTCGGCTTGTCGGTCGGCGTCATCCTGTCCGGCCTGACCCCCGACGAGCGGCGCGCCGCCTACGCCGCCGACATCACCTACGGCACCAACAACGAGTTCGGCTTCGACTACCTGCGCGACAACATGGCGCATTCGCTGGCCGACCTGGTGCAGCGCGGCCACAACTACGCGATCGTCGACGAGGTCGACTCGATCCTCATCGACGAGGCCCGCACCCCGCTCATCATTTCCGGACCCGCCGACGGCGCCTCGAACTGGTACACCGAGTTCGCCCGGCTCGCGCCGCTGATGGAGAAGGACGTCCACTACGAGGTCGACCTGCGCAAGCGCACCATCGGCGTGCACGAGGTGGGCGTCGAGTTCGTCGAGGACCAGCTCGGCATCGACAACCTCTACGAGGCCGCCAACTCGCCGCTGGTCAGCTACCTGAACAACGCGATCAAGGCCAAGGAGCTGTTCCAGCGCGACAAGGATTACATCGTCCGCGACGGCGAGGTGCTCATCGTCGACGAGTTCACCGGCCGTGTGCTGGTCGGCCGGCGCTACAACGAGGGCATGCACCAGGCCATCGAGGCCAAGGAACACGTCGAGATCAAGGCCGAGAACCAGACGCTGGCCACGATCACGCTGCAGAACTACTTCCGGCTCTACGACAAGCTCGCCGGCATGACCGGTACTGCCCAGACCGAGGCCGCCGAGCTGCACGAGATCTACAAGCTCGGCGTGGTCAGCATCCCGACCAACATGCCGATGATCCGCGCCGACCAGTCCGACCTGATCTACAAGACCGAAGAGGCCAAGTACATGGCCGTGGTCGACGACGTCTCCGAGCGCTATGAGAAGGGTCAGCCGGTGCTGATCGGCACCACCAGCGTGGAGCGCTCGGAGTATCTGTCCCGCCAGTTCCAGAAGCGGCGCATCCCGCACAACGTGCTCAACGCCAAGTACCACGAGCAGGAGGCGAACATCATCGCCGAGGCCGGCCGGCTCGGCGCGATCACCGTCGCCACCAACATGGCCGGCCGCGGCACCGACATCGTGCTCGGCGGCAACGTCGACTTCCTGGTCGACAAGCGCCTGCGGGCGCAGGGCCTCGACCCGGTGGAGACGCCCGAGGAGTACGAGAAGGCCTGGCACGAGGTGCTGCCGCAGGTCAAGGCCGAAGCGGCGGGCGAGGCCGAGGACGTGATCGCGGTCGGCGGGCTGTACGTGCTGGGCACCGAGCGCCACGAGTCGCGCCGCATCGACAACCAGCTGCGTGGCCGCTCCGGCCGCCAGGGCGACCCCGGCGAGTCGCGGTTCTACCTGTCGCTCGGCGACGAGTTGATGCGACGGTTCAACGGCGCGACGCTCGAGGCGCTGCTGACCCGGTTGAACCTGCCCGACGACGTGCCGATCGAGGCCAAGATGGTGACCCGCGCGATCAAGAGCGCGCAGACCCAGGTCGAGCAGCAGAACTTCGAGGTCCGCAAGAACGTCCTCAAGTACGACGAAGTGATGAACAAGCAGCGCATGGTCATCTACGACGAGCGCCGCCGCATCCTCGAGGGCGAGAACCTCGCCGAGCAGGCCCGCAAGATGCTCGTCGACGTGATCACCGCCTACGTCGACGGCGCGACCGCCGAGGGCTACTCCGAGGACTGGGACCTCGAGCAGCTGTGGACCGCGCTCAAGCAGCTCTATCCGGTCGGCATCGACCACCACGACCTGATCGACTCCGACGCGGTCGGTGAGCCCGGCGAGCTGACCCGCGACGAACTGCTCGAGGCGCTGATCGCCGACGCCGAGCGGGCGTACGCCGAGCGGGAGAAGGAGATCGAGGCGATCGCCGGTGAGGGCGCGATGCGCCAACTCGAGCGCAACGTGCTGCTCAACGTGCTGGACCGCAAGTGGCGTGAGCATCTCTACGAGATGGACTACCTCAAGGAGGGCATCGGCCTGCGCGCGATGGCGCAGCGCGATCCGCTCGTCGAGTACCAGCGCGAGGGCTACGACATGTTCATCGGCATGCTCGAGGGCCTCAAGGAGGAGTCGGTCGGCTTCCTGTTCAACGTGACGGTCGAGCCGGCACCGGCACCGGCGGTCGCTCCGGTCGCGACACCGTCGGGGCTGGCCGAGTTCGCCAAATCCGCTGCCGCACAGGCGCAGGACGGCGGACAGGGCGCGGTGGCCACCAAGGAGCGTCCGGCACCGTTGCGCGCCAAGGGAATCGACGACGACGAGTCGCGGCCGCTGACGTACTCCGGCCCGTCCGAGGACGGTTCGACGCAGGTGCAGCGCTCCAACGGCGGCGGCGGTCCGCGTCATGCGGCAGCGCCGGGCACCACGCGCAAGGAGCGCCGTGAGGCCGCGCGCCAGCAGGCCCGCGACGCGAAGGCGATGCGCAGGCGCTGA